A stretch of DNA from Paenibacillus albus:
TATATGAAGCACTCCAATCTGTGGCCGATATCGGCGTGAGCTTCATCCAGGCGGACCTGGACAGCGCGATCAGCGCCATGCTGACCGACCTTCGAGACGGGATTCCGTTCGCCATAATGCATGAAGCAGGGCTTAGCTCCAATGACGCCGCTCGCGTGATGAAGCAGTTCGGATGGGATTGGATACCGGCTTGTATCCAATTGGTGCAAGCCGGTTACAGCGCTGGCGACACGTGGGATGCGCTATGGGATGTGTACCACAATGAGCTGGGCTTCCAGATCCTGAATGTTATGTCCGCCGTTGCGCCGCTCGCTTCATTAGGGCTGGCTGAGAACCTGACCACATTCCAGAGTGTGACAAGGGCTGCTCTAAAAAAAGCAATGATGGACTACTTTACGCATCGATAAATCCATAATTCACAAAAAAGCGGCATTCCCCCAGGGATGCCGCTTTTTTGTATTGGAGATGAACGAGATTCACGTGTACACGCTTATTATTCGGAAGTAGCTGCCGTCTGTGCGGCACCATACGGATTGAATCTGTAGCCTAACTGCCCGGATGTAAGGATGAAGCTTGGAAGAGACGGTACTGGCTCTATTTTTCTACGTAAATTGGAAATATGGGTTTTCACCGTATCTTTGGAGTAGTTGGCTTCATCATCCCATACCTGGCGATAAAGCTGCTGCGGATGGAAGACTTGGTTCGGCTTCTTGGCCAGAACGACAAGCAATTGGAACTCTTTGAATGGCAGCGTCACGGGTTTATGATTCACCATAACGGTCATTCGCTCTAGATCGATGCTAAGCCCGGGGAATTCAAGTCTCGTCTCTTGCGTCTCGGCAGCTGGGGTACGGGCTAGCAGATGGCTCCATCTCAAGTTGGCTTTCACCCGCAGGACAAGCTCTTCGGGGTCAAAGGGCTTGCTGATGTAATCATCGCCGCCGGACTTTAAGGCGAGCATTCTATAATCCTGATTCTGCGCGCCGGATACGAACAGAATGGGCCTGTGATATTGTTTTCTTATCTGATTGCAGAGCGTAATGCCGTCCATATCGGGCATTTGGACATCCATAATAATGAGATCCGGCTCCTCTATGGTCAGCAGTTCAAGCGCCGCTTTCGCACGGAGCGCATTCCGGACGACATACCCTTCATGAGACAGAAAAGCGGTCATCAGGTGCTGAATATCCGGATCATCGTCGATAACGAGTATGACGACAGGCTTCACTCTCGCAGCCCCTTTCGTACATGGCAGTAGCGTTAGTAGTAGATTCTATCGCTATAGTAACATTTTTTAAATAGCGGTGGTACTATAGGAGGAAAGATGCCGCCTAGCAAGGAAGCGGCCGTTCAGAGAGGGCATTTCATGAAAAAGAACTTCGCAGAGCATAACCGGCTATTTTTTCTCTCTATTCTGCTATTCATTGCAGGCGTAGCGCTGGTCTGGTCCTATTTCATGCCGGGAGAGCGATCATCGGGCTCGAATGGCGTCGTAGGTTCAGAGATTCATTTGACCGAAGGGATGAAGAAAGTCAATGTAAATGCGGGCATGCAAGTGTTCCCCGATCCGGAAGGTACGCTCTCCTATGAGCAAGTCCGGTCGCCGAAAGAGCAGATAACGTTTGCTCCCGCAATGGGACAATCGGCTTTCGGGCTTGAGGGAAAGGCATACTGGACTCGAGTGACGATCGTGAACGGAACGGCCTCGGATCGCTGGGTGCTAAGACTATCGAATGCCATTGTAGATACGGTGGAACTGTATGTGGACGGGCCTTCGGCGCAAGCTTCCGGAAGTGCCGCAGCCTACGAGAAGCTGAAGGATCACTACTGGGCTTACGAGTTGAGCCTGCCAAAGGACCGTGACGTGACGCTCTATCTTCGGACGACGACGGAAGGATCCATGATTCTCCCGATTGAGTTGATGCGTTCTACAACCTACGCTGATAAGCTGCGGTCCGAATACATCTTGTTTGGACTCTATTACGGTTTCGTGCTGCTCATGGCGGCCTATATTCTGTCAATGTATATTTTCATGCGAAATATCGCTTACCTCTATTACTCGAGCTATATCGTATTCTTTGCCTTGTCACAGCTGTTCTGGAACGGATTGCCGCAAGAGATGCTCGGGGAGCAGAACGGGTTGATCAAGTTTCTTCTACGCATGTTGGATTCGTACGAAGGCATCTTCCTCTTCTTCTTCATCCTTTGCTTGTGGTTCGTGCAGTTCTTCTTGGACAAGGTGCTGCAATTAAACGTGTTTGCGCCTCCGCTTCGTTACGCGACCAAGGTCATTCGGTGGATTTCGCCTGTGGCGGTCGTAGCGCTGCTCTTTCACTGGTCCTGGTTCTCGAACATCGCCATCTGGTATGAGCTCATGGTTTCAATATCTCTCATTACGGCGATTACGGTCAGCGTGCTCCGCGGCAATATCGCAGCGAGATATATCTTGCTTGGGATGATTGCGATCTTCGGCTTCGCTACGCCGTCCATTCTATATACATTCAGCGTGTTTGATTACAATATATTGACCCATTATGGCTATCAGCTGGGCTCTGTTGCCGAGTTTATCGTACTTGCAAGCGCGATCTCCTATCAGACCCGACAAATTCAGAGAGATAAGGATATCGCGCAGCAAGAGATGATTGCCAACCAAGCCAAGCTGGTCCGCGTGCTGGAGCGTTGGAACGAAGAGCTCGAGATGACCGTGCAGGAGCGAACCGAGAAACTTGTCCAAGCTCAGAAAAGGCGCAACGAGCTGCTGCAGAACATTTCGCATGATGTGAGATCTCCGCTAACCGTCGTGCAAGGCGGAATCCGGGCGATGATGCTCGGCATTCAGGTCCATCCGGGAAAACAGAATAAGCATTTGGAAAATCTATATGAAAAAGTCCGCTATATTACGAGATTTATCGATGACTTATTCCAGCTCAGCTTGAACGAGCAGAATGAGGCCTCGCCTTACGAATCGACGGAAGAGATCGCGATGAAACGATGGATTGAGAAGGAGTTCGTCCTGCTTGGAGAATTGGTGACCATCGCGGGTCTGCAATGTGAGTCGGACGTTCGCGGCGCCGATGATATTGTCGTTACAATTGATCCGCACCGTATGCGGCGGGTGCTGTCAAACCTCGTACATAACGCCTGCAAGTACTCGGATCCGAATACACAGGTCGAGCTTGCCGCAACGATTGACACGGACGGTATTCGAATTAGCGTTACAGACGAGGGCGAGGGAATCAGAGCAGAGAACCTCCATGACATCTTCGAACGCGCGCACCGGGGGACGCAGTCTGACCCGTCTACGGGGAGCGGACTCGGCCTTGCCATTGCGAAGGAAATTGTCGAGCAGCATGGCGGCACGATTACGGCGGCAAGCGAGCTTGGCAAAGGGAGCAGGTTTGTTGTACGGCTTCCCCTCGATAGCGCGCGTTGAATGAATGTCAGAGCCCCCGGCCGCACTTCAATGAGGTCGGGGGTTCTTTTGCATAAAGGGCTTGCTATTAACGTAACGTCACCTATTATGGTTATCATAGAAAGACGAAATGACAAGAAAGGAGGCTGCATGAGCGTGACGAATGATACCCCCTTTTATCGTACGGGACAATTTGCTGAGAAGGCCGGGGTAACCAAACGAACGTTGCGGTACTATGACAGGATCGGCCTGCTTACGCCCAGCGGAATCACTGCTTCCGGGCAACGTCTGTATGCGGTGGAGGATTTCATACGGCTGCAGCAAATCGTCACGTTGAAATACGTCGGCTTCTCGCTTGAGCAGATACGAAGCGTTATGGAGATGGAGGATGCCGTTCATTTGCCCGCACTCTTGTCGATGCAAAGAGAGTGGCTCGAAGACAAGGTCCGGAATATGCAATCCGCCATTCAGGCCATTAAAGAGGCCGAGAGAGTTATAGAGAACGGTAACGAAGGAAGCGTCGAAAAAATCCAAACCATTATCGGAGTGATTGAGATGGAAGCGAATCGCAACTGGGAGCACGAGTTTTTGGAAGCCGTTATTCAGGGGCGTGAAGATAAGGCAAAGACGATTCTGGCGGCTAACAAGCAGCTATCCGTTTCAAGCATCTATGTGGCAGCAGCGCTTGGCGACGCAGACCATGTCCGGAGTCTTCTGGCCAGTGACTCGCAGGCGGCGCGAAAGCCCGGGGGCCCTGAACAATGGGAGCCGCTCTTATATATGAGTTTCTCCTGCTTCATGAAACACCGCGAATATAGCGATCGGTTCGTGCAGACGGCTCTTGTTCTGCTTGAGCATGGCGCGGACCCTAATGCCTTCTGCCTGCAAA
This window harbors:
- a CDS encoding sensor histidine kinase; the protein is MKKNFAEHNRLFFLSILLFIAGVALVWSYFMPGERSSGSNGVVGSEIHLTEGMKKVNVNAGMQVFPDPEGTLSYEQVRSPKEQITFAPAMGQSAFGLEGKAYWTRVTIVNGTASDRWVLRLSNAIVDTVELYVDGPSAQASGSAAAYEKLKDHYWAYELSLPKDRDVTLYLRTTTEGSMILPIELMRSTTYADKLRSEYILFGLYYGFVLLMAAYILSMYIFMRNIAYLYYSSYIVFFALSQLFWNGLPQEMLGEQNGLIKFLLRMLDSYEGIFLFFFILCLWFVQFFLDKVLQLNVFAPPLRYATKVIRWISPVAVVALLFHWSWFSNIAIWYELMVSISLITAITVSVLRGNIAARYILLGMIAIFGFATPSILYTFSVFDYNILTHYGYQLGSVAEFIVLASAISYQTRQIQRDKDIAQQEMIANQAKLVRVLERWNEELEMTVQERTEKLVQAQKRRNELLQNISHDVRSPLTVVQGGIRAMMLGIQVHPGKQNKHLENLYEKVRYITRFIDDLFQLSLNEQNEASPYESTEEIAMKRWIEKEFVLLGELVTIAGLQCESDVRGADDIVVTIDPHRMRRVLSNLVHNACKYSDPNTQVELAATIDTDGIRISVTDEGEGIRAENLHDIFERAHRGTQSDPSTGSGLGLAIAKEIVEQHGGTITAASELGKGSRFVVRLPLDSAR
- a CDS encoding response regulator transcription factor; this encodes MKPVVILVIDDDPDIQHLMTAFLSHEGYVVRNALRAKAALELLTIEEPDLIIMDVQMPDMDGITLCNQIRKQYHRPILFVSGAQNQDYRMLALKSGGDDYISKPFDPEELVLRVKANLRWSHLLARTPAAETQETRLEFPGLSIDLERMTVMVNHKPVTLPFKEFQLLVVLAKKPNQVFHPQQLYRQVWDDEANYSKDTVKTHISNLRRKIEPVPSLPSFILTSGQLGYRFNPYGAAQTAATSE